A stretch of Aureispira sp. CCB-E DNA encodes these proteins:
- a CDS encoding heavy metal translocating P-type ATPase metal-binding domain-containing protein: MVACEIQCYHCGEDCETEAIKVQEKHFCCDGCKMVYELLSENNLDAYYQLESRPGNAVRQENSKEQYAYLDLPEVQEALLNFREEGCSKITITIPSIHCSSCVYLLENLPRINPAIEQVLVDFVRREAAITFDDRRLSLRALVELLVKIGYTPDLTPNKTSKKKSINRKLYLKIGLAGFCFGNIMLLSFPEYFIVNENDLVNYKTFFGWLNFLLALPVLLYCAQDYLKSALASLQQKMIGIDVPIALGIIALFTRSSYEIFTQTGAGYMDSFAGLIFFLLIGKWYQNRTYESLSFERDYTAYFPIATTKVNSDGSEKQVLIEQLKVGDVIKIRNQEIIPTDSILKSKEASIDYSFVSGESIAISKKEGDKLYAGGRQIGHVITLEVLQEVNQSYFTQLWNQPVFQEEKTAVLSKTVDAISRYFTISILSIAMLTLLYWLWVDASIALLSFSAVLIIACPCALALSAPFAFGNVLRLFGQKGLFLKNALAVEQLAEVTDVIFDKTGTLTTNDVANVQFVGETLSEIHYQQIYALVQNSTHPLSQMLAKYIQGLDFVDTQKDFPIKAFVETSGQGIEAWIDDHFLEVGSSKFVGKSAYQMEGLTTAVYVAIDHYCLGYFIIKKEYRKNIETVLENLSKDFTLHLLSGDNDADRAYLQHLFPAHESLHFQQTPVDKLNYVKILQQTGKKVLMIGDGLNDAGALQQADVGIAVANDVHSFSPASDGILEASKISNLNHYTTVAQRTLSVVKASFILSLLYNSVGLFFAVQGLLTPVIAAILMPLSSISIIIFTTILTNWIARR, translated from the coding sequence ATGGTTGCCTGCGAAATTCAATGTTATCACTGTGGAGAAGATTGCGAAACAGAAGCAATAAAAGTTCAAGAAAAGCATTTTTGTTGTGATGGTTGCAAAATGGTGTATGAGTTGCTAAGTGAGAATAATTTAGATGCTTATTACCAACTTGAATCCCGTCCTGGGAATGCCGTTCGACAAGAAAACTCTAAGGAGCAATACGCTTATTTAGATTTGCCTGAAGTCCAAGAAGCTTTGCTTAATTTTAGAGAAGAGGGCTGTTCTAAAATTACAATTACAATCCCTAGTATTCATTGTAGTTCTTGTGTGTATTTGCTTGAAAATTTGCCTCGTATAAATCCTGCCATTGAACAGGTTTTAGTAGACTTTGTTCGTCGAGAAGCAGCCATAACATTTGATGATAGAAGGCTTTCGCTGAGAGCTTTGGTAGAGCTGTTGGTTAAAATAGGATATACGCCTGATTTGACACCAAACAAGACATCAAAAAAGAAGTCTATCAATAGAAAGCTTTATCTAAAAATAGGCTTAGCAGGGTTTTGTTTTGGAAATATCATGCTGCTAAGTTTTCCCGAATATTTTATTGTCAATGAGAATGATTTGGTCAACTACAAAACCTTTTTTGGTTGGCTGAATTTCTTGTTGGCATTGCCTGTTTTGTTGTACTGTGCACAAGATTATTTAAAGTCTGCTCTTGCTAGTTTGCAACAAAAAATGATTGGGATTGATGTGCCCATTGCTTTGGGAATAATTGCCTTGTTTACGCGGAGTAGTTATGAAATATTTACTCAAACGGGGGCGGGGTATATGGACTCCTTTGCGGGGCTCATTTTCTTTTTGTTAATTGGAAAATGGTATCAAAATAGAACGTATGAATCCTTATCTTTTGAACGAGATTATACTGCCTACTTCCCAATTGCAACTACCAAAGTAAATTCAGATGGAAGCGAAAAGCAGGTGTTGATAGAACAGTTGAAAGTAGGGGATGTTATTAAAATTAGAAATCAAGAAATTATTCCAACTGATAGCATCCTAAAAAGCAAAGAGGCTTCGATAGATTATAGCTTTGTGTCAGGGGAGTCGATTGCCATTTCCAAAAAAGAAGGAGATAAATTATATGCAGGAGGTCGACAAATTGGACACGTTATTACACTAGAAGTACTCCAAGAAGTTAACCAAAGCTATTTTACACAACTATGGAACCAACCTGTTTTTCAGGAAGAAAAAACAGCGGTATTGTCCAAAACAGTAGATGCCATTAGCCGCTATTTTACCATTAGTATATTGAGTATAGCAATGCTAACATTATTGTATTGGTTGTGGGTGGATGCATCTATTGCATTGCTCTCTTTTAGCGCAGTATTAATTATTGCTTGTCCTTGTGCCTTGGCACTGTCAGCCCCATTTGCTTTTGGAAATGTATTGCGGCTGTTTGGTCAAAAAGGATTGTTTCTTAAAAATGCTTTGGCTGTAGAACAGTTGGCAGAAGTGACGGATGTTATTTTTGATAAAACAGGCACCTTGACCACCAATGATGTTGCCAATGTTCAATTTGTTGGCGAGACATTATCCGAAATTCATTATCAACAAATTTATGCTTTGGTGCAGAACTCAACTCATCCGTTGAGTCAAATGTTGGCAAAATACATTCAGGGGCTAGATTTTGTAGATACCCAAAAAGATTTTCCAATAAAAGCATTTGTGGAAACAAGTGGTCAAGGGATCGAAGCTTGGATTGACGACCATTTCCTAGAAGTAGGATCTTCTAAGTTTGTAGGAAAGTCAGCCTATCAAATGGAAGGCTTGACAACGGCAGTGTATGTAGCAATTGACCATTATTGTTTGGGGTATTTTATCATAAAAAAAGAATATCGAAAAAACATAGAGACGGTGCTAGAAAATTTGAGTAAAGATTTTACGCTGCACCTTCTATCTGGAGATAATGATGCAGATCGAGCTTATTTACAGCATCTTTTTCCTGCGCATGAGAGTTTGCATTTTCAACAAACTCCTGTTGATAAATTAAACTATGTAAAGATATTGCAACAAACTGGAAAAAAAGTATTAATGATAGGTGATGGGTTAAATGATGCAGGAGCCTTGCAACAGGCAGATGTAGGTATAGCTGTCGCCAACGACGTGCATAGTTTTTCGCCTGCCAGTGATGGCATCTTAGAAGCTTCCAAAATTAGTAATTTAAACCACTATACTACTGTTGCTCAACGTACCTTGTCAGTTGTCAAAGCTAGCTTTATACTCTCTTTACTATATAATAGTGTTGGTTTATTCTTTGCTGTGCAAGGATTGTTAACGCCTGTTATTGCGGCGATACTCATGCCGTTAAGTTCTATTTCTATTATTATTTTTACAACTATTTTGACCAATTGGATTGCTAGGAGATAG
- the hemN gene encoding oxygen-independent coproporphyrinogen III oxidase, whose amino-acid sequence MTNNASNLDPSATLVSKYNVPGPRYTSYPTVPFWYNSPSETNWKNLVKASFEASNTTDGISLYIHLPFCSSLCTYCGCTTRITVNHEVESPYIRTLLKEWQLYLDTFEEKPNIKEIHLGGGTPTFFSPKNLRVLLEGIRKTSVIAPNAVLGFEGHPKNTTKEHLQTLYDLGFRRVSLGIQDFDPRVQLIINRIQPYEMVEEVTKNAREIGYTSINFDLVFGLPLQTLASVDETIRQVNQLRPDRIAFYSYAHIPWLKPSQRSFAPETLPSDAEKRALYELGKMRFEEMGYHEIGMDHFALSTDPLYLASQDKQLHRNFMGYSPFHTRLMVGLGASSISDSWTGFVQNVKKVEEYADLVDQGLFPFSKGHQLSEQDLIIRQHILNLMCQLSTQWSHDDLNNPAIYKGLRKLEEMEKDGLVERLPNQLLITEKGRPYVRNVCMCFDEYLWQKRPNTPIFSQTV is encoded by the coding sequence ATGACAAACAACGCATCTAATTTAGACCCATCGGCTACACTAGTTAGCAAATACAATGTTCCTGGTCCGAGATATACCAGCTATCCAACCGTACCTTTTTGGTACAATAGTCCTAGTGAAACCAATTGGAAAAACCTTGTCAAAGCATCTTTTGAGGCTAGCAATACCACGGATGGTATTAGTTTATACATTCATTTACCATTTTGTAGTAGTCTGTGTACCTATTGTGGATGTACCACAAGAATCACCGTCAATCATGAGGTCGAATCACCTTATATTCGCACTTTGCTAAAAGAATGGCAATTGTATTTAGATACATTTGAAGAAAAACCCAACATCAAGGAAATCCATCTAGGAGGCGGAACACCTACGTTTTTTAGTCCTAAAAATTTACGCGTATTACTAGAAGGCATTCGAAAAACATCAGTCATTGCACCCAATGCCGTTTTGGGTTTTGAAGGACATCCCAAAAATACCACTAAAGAACATCTGCAAACACTATACGACCTTGGTTTCAGACGTGTTAGTTTGGGCATTCAAGATTTTGATCCAAGAGTTCAGTTAATTATCAATAGAATTCAGCCTTATGAAATGGTTGAGGAAGTGACTAAAAATGCTCGAGAAATAGGTTACACCTCTATCAATTTTGACCTAGTATTTGGGCTTCCACTTCAAACATTGGCATCTGTTGATGAAACCATTCGACAAGTCAACCAATTGCGACCAGACCGAATTGCATTTTATAGTTATGCCCATATACCTTGGTTAAAACCTAGTCAACGCAGCTTTGCACCAGAAACATTACCTTCTGATGCAGAGAAACGTGCTTTGTACGAATTAGGAAAAATGCGTTTTGAAGAAATGGGCTATCACGAGATCGGCATGGATCATTTTGCTCTATCGACAGATCCTCTGTATCTAGCTAGCCAAGACAAACAGTTGCATCGCAACTTTATGGGCTACTCCCCTTTCCATACTCGCTTGATGGTCGGTTTAGGTGCTTCATCCATTAGCGACTCATGGACAGGCTTTGTTCAAAATGTCAAAAAGGTAGAAGAGTATGCAGACTTAGTAGACCAAGGGCTTTTTCCTTTCTCTAAAGGACATCAACTTAGCGAACAAGATTTAATCATTAGACAACACATTTTAAACCTAATGTGCCAACTCTCTACTCAATGGTCACATGACGATTTAAACAATCCTGCTATTTACAAAGGGCTTCGAAAATTGGAAGAAATGGAAAAAGACGGTTTAGTTGAACGCCTTCCCAATCAATTGTTGATTACAGAAAAAGGTCGACCATATGTACGCAATGTTTGTATGTGCTTTGACGAGTATTTGTGGCAAAAACGCCCCAACACTCCCATTTTCAGTCAAACAGTATAG
- a CDS encoding iron ABC transporter permease — protein sequence MKLNRVFMASTKAPISIVVKLSLLLLCTVFFSLCVGAYSISFQEMIHILGSWLTAKEVDESSVFLIGQIRLPRIMLGLLVGAALAISGAAIQVVFRNPLAEPGLIGISSGAMFLAAAFIVLKDYLPIDLGILGHYIGLSCASFLGGLLATAFVYNLSTQNGRTAVSVMLLAGVAMTALGGGLTGILIFYATEAQLRDITFWSFGSLSGANWGIVSLLAFIILLSMIGIIRSAKQLEIMQLGDQEASYLGVEVEKIKRRVVIWVVLMVGVCVAFTGLIGFVGLMVPHLVRIYFKETSFAKNVLYTGLLGAVLLSLADTVARTVVAPAELPIGILTALLGAPFFLWLLIKQKSVGY from the coding sequence ATGAAGTTGAATAGAGTATTTATGGCTTCCACCAAAGCACCTATTTCCATTGTTGTAAAGTTAAGTTTGCTACTTTTATGCACTGTCTTTTTTTCCCTTTGCGTGGGAGCTTACTCTATTTCATTTCAAGAGATGATACATATTTTAGGAAGTTGGTTAACTGCCAAGGAGGTGGATGAAAGCAGTGTGTTTTTGATTGGCCAGATTCGGCTGCCTCGCATTATGCTTGGTTTACTAGTTGGAGCAGCGTTGGCTATATCAGGGGCAGCGATACAAGTTGTTTTTAGAAACCCCTTAGCAGAACCAGGTTTGATTGGTATTTCGAGTGGGGCGATGTTTTTAGCTGCTGCCTTTATTGTACTAAAAGACTATTTGCCAATTGATTTAGGAATTTTGGGGCATTATATAGGTTTGTCTTGTGCCTCTTTTTTGGGCGGTTTATTGGCAACTGCCTTTGTTTATAACTTATCAACTCAGAATGGTCGTACAGCTGTTAGTGTTATGTTACTAGCAGGAGTAGCGATGACCGCATTAGGAGGAGGTTTAACAGGTATTTTGATTTTTTATGCTACAGAAGCACAATTGAGAGATATTACTTTCTGGAGTTTTGGCTCTTTGAGCGGTGCTAATTGGGGAATTGTTAGTTTATTAGCCTTTATAATTTTGCTTTCAATGATCGGCATTATTCGGTCGGCCAAACAATTGGAAATTATGCAATTGGGAGATCAAGAGGCAAGTTATCTTGGAGTAGAAGTAGAAAAGATAAAAAGAAGGGTTGTGATTTGGGTGGTTTTGATGGTTGGTGTTTGTGTTGCCTTTACAGGATTAATTGGTTTTGTTGGTTTAATGGTTCCTCATTTGGTGCGGATTTATTTCAAAGAAACCTCATTTGCAAAAAATGTCCTGTATACAGGTCTGTTGGGAGCCGTACTATTGAGTTTGGCTGATACAGTTGCTCGAACAGTCGTTGCTCCAGCTGAACTACCGATAGGTATTTTAACAGCACTACTAGGCGCTCCTTTTTTTCTTTGGTTATTAATCAAGCAAAAGTCTGTTGGTTATTAA
- a CDS encoding T9SS type A sorting domain-containing protein has product MKFESVDAELVRPYEIRVTWSTALEMNNNYFEIQHSETGVYWETIGVVESNGSADVIQNYQFIDKRPLVGYNHYRIKQVGFNKDHSYSESVVVSTERDKEAFVVAPNPVYENQTLVLMNIEGIEHIEVINRYGKHARQWHEPRKRIPMDFGTGIFSLRVKTDRGWLTKRIVVH; this is encoded by the coding sequence GTGAAATTTGAAAGTGTAGATGCTGAGCTAGTACGTCCTTACGAAATAAGGGTAACTTGGTCAACAGCACTAGAAATGAATAATAATTATTTTGAAATACAACATTCTGAAACGGGCGTTTATTGGGAAACAATAGGCGTTGTAGAAAGCAATGGAAGTGCAGATGTTATTCAAAACTATCAATTTATTGACAAGCGACCATTGGTAGGGTATAACCATTATAGAATCAAACAAGTAGGATTTAATAAGGATCATTCGTATTCAGAATCTGTTGTTGTTTCTACAGAAAGAGATAAAGAAGCATTTGTTGTTGCTCCTAATCCTGTATATGAAAATCAAACGCTGGTACTGATGAATATAGAGGGAATTGAGCATATTGAAGTCATTAATCGCTATGGAAAACATGCGCGACAATGGCACGAACCAAGAAAAAGAATCCCTATGGATTTTGGCACAGGAATCTTTAGTTTAAGAGTTAAAACCGATCGTGGTTGGCTGACAAAACGTATTGTCGTACATTAA
- the ccoS gene encoding cbb3-type cytochrome oxidase assembly protein CcoS, which translates to MSAIYLLIAVSFLIALGFLMAFFFAIKTGQYDDTHTPSIRILFDDEQSESRN; encoded by the coding sequence ATGAGCGCAATCTATTTATTAATTGCTGTCAGTTTTTTGATTGCTTTAGGCTTTTTAATGGCTTTCTTTTTTGCAATCAAAACAGGACAGTACGACGATACACATACTCCTTCTATTCGAATTTTGTTTGACGATGAACAAAGCGAATCCAGAAATTAA
- a CDS encoding ABC transporter substrate-binding protein — MKSISIYWILIVGLLLTVSSCSSEASTDSQVADTPADVTEEKEWRIVSLNGTITELLYEFGLEESIVGVDVTSNYPEGTKSIPNLGHSSQLNTEAILALKPNLILMDEKMQGNKALSGLEASGIKIKTIKVPHTLEGSLEVAEQLETVLEKSIETDALKAKISKNKQQLERILSQTTERPKVLFIYARGAQAMMVAGKNTFAEAAITLAGGNPVVQEFEAFKPLTPEALLQYQPEVILMFDSGLASLRDATNNKSGEEQLLGIPSVSQTPAGQNRRIITMEALYLSGFGPRSSDAILELATALHQKELSLLNEVE; from the coding sequence ATGAAATCAATATCAATATATTGGATCTTAATAGTTGGACTATTATTAACTGTCAGTTCTTGTAGTTCCGAAGCGTCAACAGATAGTCAAGTTGCAGATACACCTGCGGATGTCACAGAAGAAAAAGAGTGGCGCATTGTTTCTCTAAACGGAACGATTACGGAGTTACTTTATGAATTTGGTTTGGAAGAGAGTATTGTAGGGGTAGATGTAACGAGTAATTATCCTGAAGGAACTAAGTCCATTCCTAATTTAGGGCATAGTAGTCAACTCAACACCGAGGCAATTTTGGCATTAAAGCCTAACCTTATCTTGATGGACGAAAAAATGCAAGGCAATAAAGCTTTGAGTGGTTTGGAAGCTTCAGGGATTAAAATTAAAACAATAAAAGTTCCTCATACCTTGGAAGGATCATTGGAAGTTGCAGAGCAGTTAGAGACAGTATTAGAAAAAAGCATTGAAACAGATGCTTTGAAGGCTAAAATCTCAAAAAACAAGCAGCAACTAGAACGCATTTTGAGCCAAACAACAGAGCGACCTAAGGTGCTGTTTATTTATGCTCGTGGGGCACAAGCTATGATGGTGGCAGGTAAAAATACCTTTGCAGAAGCAGCTATTACTTTAGCAGGAGGAAATCCTGTTGTTCAGGAATTTGAGGCATTTAAACCATTAACACCAGAAGCTTTGTTGCAATATCAACCAGAAGTGATCTTGATGTTTGATTCAGGATTGGCGAGTTTGAGAGATGCGACTAATAATAAATCAGGAGAAGAACAATTGTTAGGAATACCTAGTGTGTCGCAAACACCTGCTGGTCAAAATCGTCGGATTATTACCATGGAAGCCCTTTACTTATCAGGGTTTGGTCCAAGATCTAGCGATGCCATTTTAGAATTGGCAACAGCACTACATCAAAAAGAATTAAGTTTGTTAAATGAAGTTGAATAG
- a CDS encoding heme ABC transporter ATP-binding protein — MLNVNNISVCLNRKQLLKGINFDLDHGDFMVLLGGNGAGKSTLLKTLARSLPYHKGQISFKGEDLNYWTQIALSQQRAVLSQHTFLVFPMNVLDVVLLGRYPYTQGAKPNTKDVAIAYELLDLMGVAQYAEEDITCLSGGEQQRVHIARVLAQVWESNAEQSKLLFLDEPTSNLDIAYQHILLELLQDRVQQHGLTVLAVLHDMNLAARYATKIALLKKGELLTVGTPLEVLTTDWIKQTFGVSSIIQTHPIFDCLQVSTY, encoded by the coding sequence ATGTTGAATGTTAATAACATAAGTGTCTGTTTAAATAGAAAACAGTTGTTAAAAGGGATTAACTTTGATTTGGATCATGGTGACTTTATGGTGCTTTTGGGAGGCAATGGAGCTGGTAAGTCAACCTTACTAAAGACATTAGCTAGAAGTTTGCCATATCACAAAGGTCAAATTTCGTTTAAAGGAGAAGATTTGAATTATTGGACACAAATAGCCTTGTCTCAACAACGAGCCGTTTTATCTCAACATACCTTTCTAGTTTTTCCAATGAATGTACTAGATGTTGTTTTGTTGGGACGTTATCCTTATACCCAAGGAGCTAAGCCTAATACAAAAGATGTGGCAATAGCCTATGAATTGTTAGATTTAATGGGAGTTGCTCAATATGCCGAAGAAGATATTACTTGTCTATCGGGGGGCGAACAGCAACGAGTACACATTGCCCGTGTTTTAGCGCAAGTGTGGGAGAGCAATGCCGAACAATCTAAATTACTGTTTTTGGATGAGCCTACTTCTAATCTAGATATTGCTTATCAACATATTTTATTAGAACTATTACAAGATAGGGTACAACAGCATGGCTTAACGGTTCTAGCTGTTTTGCACGATATGAATTTAGCAGCTCGATATGCTACAAAAATTGCCTTACTAAAAAAGGGCGAATTATTAACCGTAGGAACACCTTTAGAAGTTTTGACAACCGATTGGATTAAGCAAACTTTTGGCGTTTCTTCTATCATACAAACGCATCCAATTTTTGATTGCTTGCAAGTGTCAACTTATTAA
- a CDS encoding T9SS type A sorting domain-containing protein has translation MKTLLQLTLFLCLGSSCLYGQTTHNFSAGAAYANSQYYNLATDVTTDVAHTTWDIAFSVIGGTDAGIFINEGASFSGTAPKVYHIPNKTFGDNIVTADLGDELKNTEQSWKEGALNSIKVASNWADYGWGTYNMTNHKVEGTALYAIELPNGTYKKLFIDELAGGSYSFRYADFDGTNLQQKTISKSAYPDQTLAYFSFTTNTTVTVEPATGWDWVFTRYETTLYSSGAPMPYTVTGILTNDKVEIALADGINPATVDPANYTTTADSLTAIGHDWKAYDFSNGWTVDADRVYFVKTADSTLYKIQFVDFQGSSTGQGTFVKTHIGQWTSIESTQKYRLLEQFQAFPNPASDYVNITFTLAQAEENLKIELRDILGRLLVEKTVDAQSGLNGVELNVSSFEAGNYVLTLQSDQVLKSQSILIK, from the coding sequence ATGAAAACACTACTTCAACTAACTCTATTTTTGTGTTTGGGCAGTAGTTGCCTTTATGGTCAGACCACCCACAATTTTTCAGCTGGCGCAGCTTATGCCAATAGTCAGTATTACAATCTAGCTACCGATGTTACAACAGATGTGGCACATACTACTTGGGATATTGCTTTTAGTGTAATAGGAGGAACAGATGCAGGAATATTTATCAACGAAGGAGCTTCTTTTTCGGGAACAGCACCCAAGGTATATCATATCCCCAATAAAACATTTGGAGATAATATCGTAACTGCTGATTTGGGAGACGAGCTAAAGAACACAGAACAGTCTTGGAAAGAAGGCGCTTTGAACAGCATTAAAGTGGCTTCTAACTGGGCAGACTATGGTTGGGGAACATACAACATGACCAACCACAAAGTAGAAGGAACAGCTTTATATGCCATCGAATTACCGAATGGAACTTACAAAAAGCTATTTATCGATGAATTAGCTGGAGGTAGTTATTCCTTTAGATATGCAGACTTTGATGGCACTAATTTGCAGCAAAAAACAATTAGTAAAAGTGCTTATCCCGATCAAACCTTAGCTTATTTTTCTTTTACAACAAATACAACAGTAACAGTAGAACCTGCTACAGGTTGGGATTGGGTGTTTACCCGTTATGAAACAACTTTGTATAGCTCTGGAGCACCAATGCCATATACAGTGACAGGAATTTTGACAAATGATAAGGTAGAAATAGCCTTAGCGGATGGTATTAATCCTGCTACAGTCGATCCTGCAAATTACACAACAACTGCCGATAGTTTGACAGCGATTGGGCACGATTGGAAAGCCTATGATTTTTCAAATGGTTGGACAGTAGATGCTGATCGTGTATATTTTGTTAAGACAGCAGATAGTACTTTGTACAAAATCCAATTTGTAGATTTTCAAGGCTCTTCAACAGGGCAAGGAACGTTTGTCAAGACACATATAGGGCAGTGGACTTCTATTGAGTCAACTCAAAAATACCGTCTTTTAGAACAATTCCAAGCTTTTCCCAACCCTGCTTCTGATTATGTAAACATCACATTTACTTTAGCTCAAGCAGAAGAAAACTTAAAGATAGAGTTAAGAGACATATTAGGAAGGTTATTGGTTGAAAAAACAGTGGATGCTCAATCTGGTTTGAATGGAGTGGAACTTAATGTATCAAGTTTTGAAGCAGGAAACTATGTATTGACACTACAATCAGACCAAGTGTTAAAAAGTCAATCTATCCTGATCAAATAG
- a CDS encoding hemin-degrading factor — MKTITLKEQYTLYKEAHPKARIRDISIALGVSEMELLEVAEVEQLTYLGNNFKAVLKEVHAMGHVMALTRNEHGVHETKGVYENVSFMEKAPMGIAHNPIIDLRYFLSNWAHVYAAVFQSGKRVMHSLQFFDKYGNAVHKIYATPKSNLDAYHALVEKYTTGNRMQVPMEVEKVEPSAKTDTALDIGAFQTAWLNMKDTHDFFGLLRKYNLTRQAAFCIAPEGTTYRVQKNAIVDMLEMAVATGTPIMVFLGNKSCLQIFSGNIHKVVEMNGWYNVLDKDFNLHLKLDAIDEAWVVKKYTTDGIVTSLELFDKEGNQILYCFGQRKPGIPELDMWRKIVAKLTPLTT, encoded by the coding sequence ATGAAAACAATCACATTAAAAGAACAATATACATTGTATAAAGAAGCACATCCGAAAGCGCGAATCAGAGATATTTCTATTGCATTAGGAGTTTCAGAAATGGAATTGTTAGAAGTAGCAGAAGTAGAGCAATTGACTTATTTGGGGAATAATTTTAAAGCAGTTTTGAAGGAAGTGCATGCAATGGGGCATGTGATGGCACTAACTAGAAACGAGCATGGTGTCCACGAAACCAAGGGGGTGTATGAAAATGTTAGTTTTATGGAAAAAGCACCAATGGGGATTGCACACAACCCTATTATTGACTTGCGTTATTTTTTGAGTAATTGGGCACATGTTTACGCTGCTGTTTTTCAATCAGGCAAACGTGTTATGCATAGTCTTCAGTTCTTTGACAAATATGGAAATGCCGTTCATAAAATTTATGCTACTCCTAAATCAAATTTAGATGCTTATCATGCATTGGTTGAAAAATATACGACAGGGAATCGAATGCAAGTTCCGATGGAAGTCGAAAAAGTAGAACCTTCTGCCAAAACAGATACGGCTTTAGATATTGGTGCTTTCCAAACGGCATGGTTGAATATGAAAGATACGCATGACTTTTTTGGTTTGTTGAGAAAATACAATTTGACTAGACAAGCCGCTTTTTGTATTGCACCAGAAGGAACAACCTATCGAGTACAAAAAAATGCAATTGTTGATATGTTGGAAATGGCTGTCGCAACAGGAACTCCTATTATGGTTTTCTTGGGGAACAAATCTTGTCTACAGATTTTTTCTGGAAACATACACAAAGTAGTGGAAATGAATGGCTGGTATAATGTTTTAGACAAAGACTTCAATTTGCACTTAAAATTGGATGCTATTGATGAAGCTTGGGTGGTAAAAAAATATACGACAGATGGGATTGTAACAAGTTTGGAGTTGTTTGATAAAGAAGGCAATCAAATTTTGTATTGTTTTGGACAACGCAAACCTGGTATTCCTGAGTTAGATATGTGGCGCAAAATTGTTGCTAAATTAACTCCATTAACAACATAA